A stretch of Meiothermus sp. QL-1 DNA encodes these proteins:
- a CDS encoding type II toxin-antitoxin system VapC family toxin yields the protein MSVVLDASALLAYLNQEAGAEAVAGQMVGGGFISAVNLAEVYSKVADWRQDARLLEQALVEQGLLGGVLEVVPFGPEDALRVAALRPLTKAHGLSLGDRVCLALAMRLKLPALTTDTAWSNLDVGVEVRVVR from the coding sequence ATGAGCGTGGTGCTGGATGCCTCGGCCTTGCTGGCCTACCTCAACCAGGAGGCGGGGGCCGAGGCAGTGGCTGGGCAGATGGTCGGGGGTGGCTTCATTAGCGCCGTCAATCTGGCCGAGGTCTACAGCAAGGTGGCCGATTGGCGCCAGGACGCACGTCTGCTGGAGCAAGCCCTGGTGGAGCAGGGTTTGCTGGGGGGTGTGCTGGAGGTGGTGCCCTTCGGCCCCGAGGATGCCCTGCGGGTGGCTGCCCTACGCCCTTTGACTAAAGCCCATGGGCTATCCCTGGGGGATCGGGTCTGTCTGGCCCTGGCCATGCGGCTAAAACTGCCAGCCCTCACCACCGACACCGCCTGGAGCAACCTGGACGTGGGGGTTGAGGTGCGGGTGGTGCGTTAA
- a CDS encoding adenylosuccinate synthase has protein sequence MPGIAIIGAQWGDEGKGKVTDALAESADFVVRYQGGANAGHTVVAQGKTFKLNLLPTGVIHPQAVNILGDGMVIDAFRFAEELESIRAEGLEPKVLVSEKAHLVLPHHKHVESRNNFVGTTRRGIGPAYSDRARRVGIRVGDLLNEAVLEERVETLLAEKPNSTREAGWDTPAKALADLHRMREILAPHIADTGRLLREAIKHGKRVLFEGAQATMLDLNYGDYPYVTSSHPTVGGILVGAGVNHKAINKVYGVAKAYATRVGNGPFPTELHGEEDELLRQKGGEFGVTTGRARRTGWLDLVLLKYACEVNGFDGLVITKLDVLSGFPVVKVGIEHREDGSVKYVEIPGWGDLSGIRSREQLPKSVKQFIALIEDYTETPVVMFSTSPRREDTFGAVSWV, from the coding sequence GTGCCGGGAATCGCTATCATCGGGGCCCAGTGGGGCGACGAAGGAAAAGGTAAGGTGACCGACGCCCTGGCCGAAAGCGCCGACTTCGTGGTGCGCTACCAGGGAGGGGCCAACGCGGGCCACACCGTGGTAGCCCAGGGCAAGACCTTCAAGCTCAACCTCCTGCCCACCGGGGTCATCCACCCCCAAGCGGTGAACATCCTGGGCGATGGCATGGTGATCGACGCCTTTCGCTTCGCCGAGGAGCTGGAAAGCATCCGGGCCGAGGGACTGGAACCCAAAGTGCTGGTCTCCGAAAAAGCCCACCTGGTGCTACCCCACCACAAGCACGTGGAGTCGCGCAACAACTTCGTGGGCACCACCCGAAGGGGCATCGGACCGGCCTACTCCGACCGGGCCCGGCGGGTGGGCATCCGGGTGGGGGACCTCCTGAACGAGGCCGTCCTCGAGGAGCGGGTCGAGACCCTTTTGGCGGAGAAGCCCAACTCCACCCGCGAAGCAGGCTGGGATACCCCTGCGAAGGCCCTGGCCGACCTTCACCGCATGCGCGAGATCCTGGCCCCCCACATCGCCGACACCGGCCGCCTGCTGCGGGAAGCCATCAAGCACGGCAAGAGGGTGCTTTTCGAGGGGGCCCAGGCCACCATGCTCGACCTCAACTACGGCGACTACCCCTACGTGACCAGCTCCCACCCCACCGTGGGGGGCATCCTGGTCGGGGCCGGGGTCAACCACAAGGCCATCAACAAGGTCTACGGGGTGGCCAAGGCCTACGCCACCCGGGTGGGCAACGGCCCTTTCCCCACCGAACTGCACGGCGAGGAAGATGAACTCTTACGGCAAAAAGGCGGCGAGTTCGGCGTGACCACCGGCCGCGCCCGGCGCACCGGCTGGCTCGACCTGGTACTGCTCAAGTACGCCTGCGAGGTCAACGGCTTCGACGGCCTGGTCATCACCAAGCTGGACGTGCTTTCGGGCTTCCCGGTGGTCAAGGTGGGCATCGAGCACAGGGAGGACGGCAGCGTGAAGTATGTGGAAATCCCCGGCTGGGGCGACCTTTCGGGAATCAGAAGCCGCGAACAGCTGCCCAAAAGCGTCAAGCAGTTCATCGCCCTGATAGAGGACTACACCGAGACCCCGGTGGTGATGTTCTCCACCAGCCCACGCCGGGAGGACACCTTTGGCGCGGTGAGCTGGGTCTAG
- a CDS encoding Asp23/Gls24 family envelope stress response protein, whose product MRGNITVTEGALATILGLAAHEVPGVVGMSPAGIRESISRILGKSEASEGVVVKPDPAEPGRYQVDLYVVVAFGARIPAVVDSIAERVRWAARSLAGAELSSVRVHVVGVSRG is encoded by the coding sequence TTGAGAGGCAACATCACCGTGACCGAAGGCGCCCTGGCCACCATCCTAGGCCTGGCGGCGCACGAAGTGCCGGGGGTAGTGGGTATGAGCCCGGCGGGCATCCGGGAGTCCATCAGCCGCATCCTGGGTAAAAGCGAGGCCAGCGAGGGGGTGGTGGTCAAGCCCGACCCTGCCGAACCCGGTAGGTATCAGGTAGACCTGTACGTGGTGGTGGCCTTTGGGGCCCGCATACCCGCTGTGGTGGACAGCATTGCCGAGCGGGTGCGCTGGGCGGCCAGGAGCCTAGCCGGTGCCGAGCTCTCCTCGGTGCGGGTGCACGTGGTGGGGGTGAGCCGTGGCTAG
- a CDS encoding ABC transporter permease: MRFVWFLALRHLRHRRTQSLISLLGVAVGIMVLTTALSLTNGFIKGLVEATLKAVPHLYLQSLDPEHSPPPSPHPEVVAQAPVLLTKALLTRRAEAGRGAGADFATLIGLGAGGAGVYPELELKRLRPGTIVLGSALARSLGAYPGDRLFLVSINQKRIELEVVGTFQTGNYLLDAGFAFTTLEDTRALMEAPAALSGYQLRLRDPEKAPEVGMALAGRHYFPQTWQASNRTLIEQLALQKRVIGIVVFLIVVVAALGMASVLVLTVIEKTPEIALLRVMGARAAQVAGVFALEGLVLGTLGIILGNLLGYGLSRYFAWRPVEIPGELYFLTRLPVEIRAGDFVWVSAMSLLVVLLASLLPLWRALRVKPGEVLR, encoded by the coding sequence ATGCGCTTCGTCTGGTTTCTTGCCCTCCGCCACCTGCGCCACCGCCGCACCCAGAGCCTCATCAGCCTCCTGGGGGTGGCGGTGGGCATCATGGTTCTCACCACGGCCCTATCGCTCACCAACGGCTTTATCAAAGGGCTGGTGGAGGCCACCCTCAAGGCCGTGCCCCACCTCTACCTGCAGAGCCTGGACCCCGAGCACAGCCCCCCGCCTTCACCCCACCCCGAGGTGGTGGCGCAGGCCCCAGTACTCCTCACCAAGGCCCTCTTGACCCGCCGGGCCGAGGCGGGCCGCGGCGCGGGGGCCGATTTCGCCACCTTGATCGGCCTGGGGGCGGGGGGGGCAGGCGTTTACCCTGAGCTCGAGCTAAAGCGGCTCAGGCCCGGGACCATCGTGCTGGGCAGTGCCCTGGCCCGGAGCCTGGGGGCCTACCCGGGCGACCGGCTCTTTTTGGTCTCCATCAACCAGAAGCGCATAGAGCTGGAGGTGGTGGGCACCTTTCAGACCGGAAACTACCTCCTCGACGCAGGCTTTGCCTTCACCACCCTGGAGGATACCCGCGCGCTGATGGAAGCCCCTGCAGCCCTCTCGGGCTACCAGCTCCGCCTGCGCGACCCCGAAAAAGCCCCCGAGGTGGGGATGGCCCTGGCGGGCCGCCACTACTTTCCCCAGACCTGGCAGGCCAGCAACCGTACCCTCATTGAACAACTAGCCCTGCAAAAACGGGTGATTGGGATTGTGGTCTTTTTGATCGTGGTGGTGGCTGCCCTGGGTATGGCCAGCGTGCTGGTGCTCACAGTGATCGAGAAGACCCCGGAGATTGCCCTTCTGCGGGTGATGGGGGCCCGGGCCGCCCAGGTGGCCGGGGTGTTCGCCCTGGAGGGGCTGGTGCTGGGCACGCTGGGGATTATCCTTGGCAACCTGCTGGGCTACGGTCTTTCGCGCTACTTCGCCTGGCGCCCGGTCGAGATACCGGGCGAGCTCTACTTCCTCACCCGCCTGCCGGTGGAGATCAGGGCGGGAGACTTCGTCTGGGTTTCCGCCATGAGCCTCCTGGTGGTGCTGCTGGCCTCGCTTTTGCCCTTGTGGCGGGCTTTGCGGGTGAAGCCGGGGGAGGTTCTGCGCTAG
- a CDS encoding transcriptional regulator translates to MRGGPIQLKLWGPARLEYQGREIKLQRKGLAILYYLALEGATRREVLADLLWGHSAASQNLRVELHRLGQALAPLGYTLFKPGEDPLQLPPFITLDRTPGPGVPMEGLEELSVEFRAWLEGQRSQLMASSSGTVGRERLVQEIAAQLTLPAVLILMGRPGSGRTAFAQALAKALSMPFLEGPRGGGRVLHYLRPPYNDVSIERILTDREGLWVVERSAYGEDPRLVLELRSHYPAERTRYITLPPLSWAEARASLLATLPFAQAARLYLASGGSPGHLRELLAVPQNGRETPLPQRVRAQVQLEARMLSLEARLALERLSVHPGPYSQGLLDALEATPYLDELERRGWLVYNGQWQFSDDASRRVLYLGLQPGRRQQYHRQAALQCAMEEQRMAEAYHRLMAGDTADWGSFVNALPGWTRHGLKAWLGMHEPLSAEPGLSLVPRGAELALLEEARFGPGFEVEGRRVRWVRTPSMGTASGIIWASHDEPSLLHLKGHAYVENPLGVGISGRAAPLMLEIQEPREARVIFLSGVRAGALADNALLLPLPEEVDVWFRVPAGASLRLTSSAESALIDLEAISYRIAPPSQAISAPVVEVYEFFRSAVEAARRT, encoded by the coding sequence ATGAGAGGAGGTCCCATCCAGCTTAAGCTTTGGGGGCCGGCCCGGCTAGAGTACCAGGGCCGGGAGATCAAGCTGCAGCGCAAGGGCTTGGCCATCCTGTACTACCTGGCCCTGGAGGGTGCCACCCGGCGCGAGGTGCTGGCCGACCTGCTCTGGGGCCACTCGGCGGCCTCGCAGAACCTGCGGGTTGAGTTGCACCGCCTGGGTCAGGCCCTGGCCCCGCTGGGCTACACCCTGTTCAAGCCAGGGGAGGACCCGCTGCAGCTTCCGCCCTTCATCACCCTCGACCGCACGCCGGGGCCGGGGGTGCCTATGGAGGGGCTGGAGGAGCTTTCGGTGGAGTTTAGGGCCTGGCTCGAGGGCCAACGCTCACAGCTTATGGCCAGCAGCTCCGGTACCGTGGGCCGCGAGCGGCTGGTGCAAGAGATAGCCGCGCAGCTCACCCTGCCTGCGGTGCTCATCCTGATGGGCCGCCCTGGCTCTGGCCGCACGGCTTTTGCCCAGGCTTTGGCCAAGGCCCTGAGCATGCCTTTTCTGGAGGGGCCGCGGGGGGGAGGCCGGGTCCTGCACTACCTTCGCCCCCCCTACAACGATGTCTCTATTGAGCGCATCCTGACCGACCGGGAGGGGCTTTGGGTGGTGGAGCGCTCAGCCTATGGGGAGGACCCCCGGCTGGTTTTGGAGCTCAGGAGCCACTACCCGGCCGAGCGCACCCGCTACATCACCCTACCGCCCTTGTCCTGGGCCGAGGCCCGGGCTTCCCTGCTGGCCACCCTGCCCTTCGCCCAGGCTGCCCGGCTTTACCTGGCCTCGGGGGGGTCTCCCGGCCATCTGCGGGAGCTTTTAGCGGTGCCCCAGAATGGGCGGGAGACGCCCTTGCCCCAGCGGGTGCGGGCCCAGGTGCAGCTCGAGGCCCGCATGCTTTCGCTGGAAGCCAGGCTGGCGCTGGAGCGGCTCTCGGTGCACCCGGGCCCTTACAGCCAGGGTTTGCTGGATGCGCTGGAGGCCACGCCTTATCTGGATGAGCTAGAGCGCCGCGGCTGGCTCGTGTACAACGGCCAGTGGCAGTTCTCCGATGACGCCAGCCGCCGGGTGCTCTACTTGGGGCTTCAGCCAGGCCGCCGCCAGCAGTACCACCGCCAGGCTGCGCTGCAGTGCGCCATGGAGGAGCAGCGCATGGCCGAAGCCTACCACCGCCTGATGGCCGGCGACACCGCCGACTGGGGCAGCTTTGTAAACGCTTTGCCGGGCTGGACTCGCCACGGGCTCAAGGCCTGGCTGGGCATGCATGAACCCCTTTCGGCGGAGCCGGGTCTCAGCCTGGTGCCGCGGGGCGCTGAGCTGGCCCTTTTGGAAGAGGCCCGCTTTGGGCCCGGTTTTGAGGTCGAGGGCCGCCGTGTGCGCTGGGTGCGCACCCCTTCCATGGGCACCGCCTCCGGCATCATCTGGGCCAGCCACGATGAGCCCTCGCTCCTGCACCTCAAGGGGCACGCCTATGTGGAGAACCCTTTGGGGGTAGGCATCTCGGGTCGGGCTGCGCCCCTTATGCTCGAGATCCAGGAGCCCCGCGAGGCCCGGGTCATCTTCCTCTCCGGGGTGAGGGCCGGGGCCTTGGCCGACAACGCGCTGCTTCTACCCCTCCCGGAGGAGGTGGATGTCTGGTTCCGGGTGCCGGCTGGGGCCAGCCTCCGCCTGACCAGCAGCGCCGAGAGCGCCCTGATCGACCTAGAGGCCATCTCCTACCGCATTGCTCCGCCCAGCCAGGCTATCTCGGCCCCGGTGGTGGAGGTGTACGAGTTTTTTCGTAGTGCGGTAGAAGCCGCGCGGCGGACCTAA
- a CDS encoding YifB family Mg chelatase-like AAA ATPase yields MLAQVRTYSLFGLEALPITVEVDISKGMPSYALVGLPDKAVEESRERVRAALKNAGFPYPQARVVVNLAPAELRKEGSHFDLAIALGLLAAQGVVPLEALAPLAVAGELGLDGSLRPVPGAVNLALGALAEGRGLLLPMESAQEGALVEGVAVYGAKDLREAVAFLRGEEALEQAKPGDPLEEAPLLDLRDVKGQAKAKRALEIAASGHHHLLLVGSPGSGKTMLARRLPHLMPPLAQEAALEVTRIHSAAGQALKGLMRTPPFRAPHHTVSYAGLIGGGAIPKPGEVSLAHRGVLFLDEFPEFSRDALEALRQPLEDGVVTIARARASLTFPARFLLVAAMNPCPCGWHGDPERPCTCTPGTRQRYAGRISGPLLDRFDLVVEVPRLTPEELARAPEGESTAVVRERVLAARERMLSRQGRPNGELFGRALRQHTALSPASQALLQAAAKRLALSARAYDRILRVARTIADLAGSEHIQEEHLAEALTYRRGMP; encoded by the coding sequence ATGCTGGCCCAGGTGCGCACCTACAGCCTGTTTGGTCTGGAGGCCCTGCCGATCACGGTGGAGGTCGATATCTCAAAGGGCATGCCCTCCTACGCCCTGGTGGGCCTGCCGGACAAGGCGGTGGAGGAGAGCCGGGAAAGGGTGCGGGCCGCCCTGAAGAACGCCGGCTTCCCCTACCCCCAGGCCCGGGTGGTGGTGAACCTGGCCCCGGCGGAGCTCCGCAAGGAGGGGAGCCACTTTGACCTGGCCATCGCCCTAGGCCTCCTGGCGGCCCAGGGGGTGGTGCCCCTCGAGGCCCTCGCCCCCTTGGCCGTGGCCGGGGAGCTGGGCCTGGACGGGAGCCTGCGCCCGGTGCCTGGGGCGGTGAACCTGGCCCTGGGGGCCCTGGCGGAGGGGCGCGGGCTCCTCCTACCCATGGAAAGCGCCCAGGAAGGGGCCCTGGTGGAGGGGGTGGCGGTGTACGGGGCAAAGGACCTGCGGGAGGCCGTGGCCTTCCTGCGGGGGGAGGAGGCCCTGGAGCAGGCCAAGCCCGGGGACCCTCTGGAGGAAGCCCCTCTCTTGGACCTGCGGGACGTGAAGGGCCAGGCCAAGGCCAAGCGGGCCCTGGAGATCGCCGCCAGCGGCCACCACCACCTCCTCCTGGTGGGAAGCCCGGGCTCGGGCAAGACCATGCTGGCCCGGCGCCTCCCCCACCTCATGCCCCCCCTGGCCCAGGAGGCGGCCTTAGAGGTCACCCGCATCCACTCCGCCGCCGGCCAGGCCCTAAAGGGGCTCATGCGCACCCCTCCCTTCCGCGCCCCCCACCACACGGTGAGCTACGCCGGCCTCATCGGGGGCGGGGCCATCCCCAAACCGGGGGAGGTCTCCTTAGCCCACCGGGGGGTGCTCTTCCTGGACGAGTTTCCCGAGTTTTCCCGGGATGCCCTCGAGGCCCTGCGCCAGCCCCTGGAGGACGGGGTGGTGACCATCGCCCGGGCCCGGGCCAGCCTCACCTTCCCCGCCCGCTTCCTCCTGGTGGCGGCCATGAACCCCTGCCCCTGCGGCTGGCACGGGGACCCCGAACGCCCCTGCACCTGCACCCCCGGCACCCGCCAGCGCTACGCCGGCCGCATCTCTGGCCCTCTCCTGGACCGCTTCGACCTGGTGGTGGAGGTTCCCCGGCTCACCCCGGAGGAGCTCGCCCGCGCCCCGGAGGGGGAGTCCACCGCAGTGGTGCGGGAACGGGTACTGGCCGCCCGGGAACGTATGCTCTCCCGCCAGGGCAGGCCCAACGGGGAGCTCTTCGGCCGCGCCCTGCGCCAGCACACCGCCCTTTCCCCCGCCTCCCAGGCCCTCCTGCAGGCGGCCGCCAAGCGCCTGGCCCTCAGCGCCCGCGCCTACGACCGCATCCTCCGGGTGGCGCGCACCATCGCCGATCTGGCGGGCTCCGAACACATCCAAGAGGAGCACCTGGCCGAGGCGCTGACCTACCGGCGGGGTATGCCTTAA
- a CDS encoding glutaredoxin family protein, whose amino-acid sequence MIVLYTTAWCPDCRAAKQALANLGLPFTEIDIEREPEAAERVMQLNQGKRSVPTLVYGPHAISLSRFSPARLRGWLEEVGLHPQPK is encoded by the coding sequence ATGATCGTGCTGTATACCACCGCCTGGTGTCCCGACTGCCGTGCAGCCAAACAGGCCCTCGCCAACCTAGGCCTGCCCTTTACCGAGATAGACATCGAGCGCGAACCCGAGGCGGCTGAGCGGGTGATGCAGCTCAACCAGGGCAAGCGCAGCGTGCCCACCCTGGTCTATGGTCCCCACGCCATCTCCCTGAGCCGCTTTTCCCCGGCAAGGCTCAGGGGTTGGCTCGAGGAGGTGGGCCTGCACCCCCAGCCGAAGTAG
- a CDS encoding AbrB/MazE/SpoVT family DNA-binding domain-containing protein, whose protein sequence is MKHPAVQQAVQLGVKGRLVLPAEVRRVLRLREGDRLLLRLRDDGVIELVKAEEVVMGNKGLLQRLYPALKGKALAEELIQERRREALQE, encoded by the coding sequence ATGAAACACCCCGCGGTTCAGCAGGCTGTACAGCTAGGAGTCAAGGGCCGTCTGGTGCTGCCCGCTGAGGTGCGCCGGGTTCTGCGGCTGCGGGAGGGGGATCGCCTGCTGCTGCGGCTGCGGGACGATGGGGTGATCGAGCTGGTCAAGGCGGAGGAAGTTGTGATGGGGAATAAGGGCCTCTTGCAGCGCCTCTATCCGGCCCTGAAAGGGAAAGCCCTGGCCGAGGAGCTGATTCAGGAACGGCGCAGGGAGGCCCTGCAGGAATGA
- a CDS encoding ROK family protein — protein MSVVGIDLGGTKILAGVLKDGAIRSRVTVPTPEEGGNAVVQAMAEAARQAIEASGETVKAIGLGTPGPLDFKRGRVKFTPNIANFTDFPLVERLEEATGYRVYVENDANAAALAEHLLGAARGAESSLFMTVSTGVGGGFVWGNRVLRGAHGQGGEIGHITVLPGGPTCGCGLDGCLEALATGPAMERMALASFKREVSTYELFARFQQGDRQAARIVLQAASWVGIALASLVKCYDPEVVVLGGGIALNAGPAYLEEVERSYRRYMENWIAPPIRLAQLGGEAGLLGAALTAALEVGEV, from the coding sequence ATGAGCGTAGTGGGCATCGACCTAGGCGGGACCAAGATTCTGGCCGGGGTGCTCAAAGATGGGGCCATCCGCTCCCGAGTGACCGTACCCACCCCTGAGGAGGGGGGCAACGCTGTCGTCCAGGCCATGGCCGAGGCCGCCCGGCAGGCCATCGAGGCCAGCGGGGAGACAGTGAAGGCCATTGGCCTCGGTACCCCAGGCCCCCTAGACTTCAAGCGGGGCCGGGTCAAGTTCACCCCCAACATCGCCAACTTTACCGATTTTCCTCTGGTAGAGCGCCTGGAGGAGGCCACCGGCTACAGGGTCTACGTAGAAAACGACGCTAATGCCGCAGCCCTGGCCGAGCACCTGCTGGGCGCGGCCCGAGGGGCCGAGAGCAGCCTCTTCATGACCGTCTCCACCGGGGTGGGCGGCGGCTTTGTGTGGGGCAATCGGGTGCTGCGCGGCGCCCATGGTCAGGGGGGCGAGATTGGGCACATCACCGTGCTGCCCGGGGGCCCAACCTGCGGCTGTGGGCTGGATGGGTGCCTGGAGGCCCTGGCCACCGGGCCGGCCATGGAACGCATGGCCCTGGCCAGCTTCAAGCGCGAGGTGAGCACCTACGAGCTGTTCGCCCGCTTTCAGCAGGGCGACCGCCAGGCCGCCCGCATCGTCCTTCAGGCAGCGAGCTGGGTGGGAATTGCCCTGGCCTCACTGGTCAAGTGTTACGACCCCGAGGTGGTGGTGCTGGGCGGAGGAATCGCCCTCAACGCAGGGCCTGCCTATTTAGAAGAGGTTGAGCGCAGCTACCGACGCTACATGGAAAACTGGATTGCCCCGCCCATCCGCCTAGCCCAACTGGGCGGCGAGGCTGGCCTCCTGGGGGCAGCCCTTACCGCGGCGCTTGAGGTGGGCGAGGTCTGA
- a CDS encoding DAK2 domain-containing protein, whose translation MARALLPAELAQAFRYATDWFAVYLEEINALNVYPVPDGDTGTNMHLTLQSVRRELDLVDTQKMGEVARAISYGSLLGARGNSGVITSQILKGFADAIKEAQAISPNLLSKALEEGSRTGYKAVMKPVEGTILTVSRAVAEGARQAVEAGAETLEEVLEQALRQGREASDRTPELLPVLKQAGVVDAGGVGLLRFLEGLQGYLLQKPLPEPPKVERYAQTVFEEENFGYCTEFLMDGVQEPIEKIRAEVAAFGDSLLVVGAEGYVKGHIHTNDPDGLLARVARYGRMLRTKVEDMSQQHSEILAMAGAADEPPPPTGLVAVANGWGLVKAFRGFGARVVAGGQTANPSVQDILDAIRSLPNPQVIVLPNNSNVIMSAEQAARLSQGKVVHVIPTRTLGQGLAASVLYQAERPAAELLPEMEEAARRVVTLEVTRASRSVEIGGVSVAEGQPIGLRDDKLALAAATPEEALFDMVHLAAQDGDFELLTLFYGPAVTKEALEALTRRLAEAFPAYSLEVHPGAPDLYDYLAVLE comes from the coding sequence GTGGCTAGGGCGCTTCTGCCTGCCGAGCTGGCGCAGGCCTTCCGTTACGCCACCGATTGGTTTGCGGTTTATCTGGAAGAGATCAATGCCCTCAACGTCTACCCGGTGCCCGACGGCGATACCGGCACCAACATGCACCTCACCCTCCAATCGGTGCGGCGGGAGCTGGACCTGGTGGACACCCAGAAGATGGGGGAGGTGGCCCGGGCCATCAGCTACGGCTCGCTCCTCGGGGCTCGAGGCAACTCGGGGGTGATCACCTCGCAGATCCTGAAAGGTTTTGCCGATGCCATCAAGGAGGCCCAGGCGATCTCCCCCAATTTGCTGTCCAAAGCTTTGGAGGAGGGCTCCCGCACCGGCTACAAGGCGGTGATGAAGCCGGTGGAGGGCACCATCCTCACCGTCTCCCGGGCGGTGGCCGAGGGGGCCCGCCAGGCGGTGGAGGCGGGGGCCGAGACCCTGGAGGAGGTGCTGGAGCAGGCTTTGCGCCAGGGGCGCGAGGCCTCCGACCGCACCCCCGAGCTGCTGCCGGTGCTGAAGCAGGCCGGGGTGGTGGACGCGGGGGGGGTGGGTCTGCTGCGCTTCTTGGAGGGGCTGCAGGGCTATCTGCTGCAAAAACCTTTGCCAGAGCCTCCCAAGGTGGAGCGGTACGCCCAGACCGTCTTCGAGGAGGAGAACTTTGGCTACTGCACCGAGTTTTTGATGGATGGGGTGCAGGAGCCCATCGAGAAGATTCGGGCGGAGGTGGCCGCGTTTGGCGATTCCCTGCTGGTGGTGGGGGCCGAGGGGTACGTGAAGGGCCACATCCACACCAACGACCCCGACGGCCTCTTGGCCCGGGTGGCCCGTTACGGCCGGATGCTCCGCACCAAGGTGGAGGATATGTCGCAGCAGCACAGCGAGATCCTCGCCATGGCCGGGGCTGCCGATGAGCCCCCTCCGCCCACAGGCCTGGTGGCGGTGGCCAACGGCTGGGGGTTGGTCAAGGCTTTCCGGGGCTTCGGGGCCCGCGTGGTGGCAGGGGGACAGACCGCCAACCCCAGCGTGCAGGATATTCTGGACGCGATCAGGAGCCTTCCCAATCCGCAGGTGATCGTGCTGCCGAACAATAGCAACGTGATTATGTCGGCTGAGCAAGCAGCCCGGCTGTCCCAGGGGAAGGTGGTCCACGTGATTCCCACCCGCACCCTGGGCCAGGGGCTCGCGGCCTCGGTGCTTTACCAGGCCGAGCGCCCGGCAGCGGAGCTCCTGCCTGAGATGGAGGAGGCGGCGAGGCGGGTGGTGACGCTCGAGGTCACCCGCGCAAGCCGCAGCGTGGAGATTGGGGGGGTAAGCGTGGCAGAGGGACAACCCATCGGCCTGCGCGACGACAAGCTGGCTTTGGCTGCTGCGACCCCGGAGGAAGCTCTCTTCGATATGGTCCATCTGGCCGCCCAGGATGGGGATTTTGAGCTTCTTACCCTGTTTTATGGACCTGCGGTAACCAAAGAAGCCCTGGAAGCCCTGACCCGGCGCTTGGCCGAGGCCTTCCCCGCCTATAGCCTCGAGGTGCACCCCGGCGCGCCCGACCTTTACGACTACCTGGCCGTTTTGGAGTAG
- a CDS encoding 3D domain-containing protein produces MKGAFRWFIPALLGLVLIFGAGWAQAPKVFVLKATAYTSSVRETDSTPFITATGARTRIGIIAVSRDMLRELPYGSKVMLEDLGTPSGKGRGRFNYLFRDRVFVVEDTMHPRKREQIDVWLPDRSTAIRFGVRNVRVTVIQRGRG; encoded by the coding sequence ATGAAAGGCGCATTTCGCTGGTTCATTCCTGCTTTGCTGGGGCTTGTTTTGATTTTTGGCGCGGGTTGGGCCCAGGCCCCCAAGGTGTTCGTGCTCAAGGCCACGGCCTATACCTCTTCGGTGCGTGAGACCGATAGCACCCCCTTCATCACCGCCACCGGTGCGCGCACCCGCATCGGCATCATCGCGGTAAGCCGGGATATGCTGCGGGAGTTGCCCTACGGCTCTAAGGTGATGCTCGAGGACCTGGGTACCCCCAGCGGCAAGGGTCGGGGGCGCTTCAACTACCTGTTTCGCGACCGGGTCTTCGTCGTGGAGGACACCATGCACCCCCGCAAGCGCGAGCAGATCGACGTGTGGCTGCCCGACCGCAGCACCGCCATTCGCTTTGGGGTGCGCAACGTGCGGGTAACCGTAATTCAGCGGGGCCGGGGGTAG